One genomic region from Evansella sp. LMS18 encodes:
- a CDS encoding 2-hydroxyacid dehydrogenase — MSKSKIVYFDSVFDEFKDIFYRNAPASSEVVFWDELSEDGREAVLPEAEYLMVATKDIPESLLQRAENARFIQKTGIGVDNIDLGAADKLELPVSNTPGGNASGVAELSIMFILSLYRKLPLINQETKAGSWPMWKYRSQSFEMGGKTHGFIGFGNIGQETARRSQAFGTNIVYYDVNRLASEAEEELGARYLELDQLLREADILSLHLPLIPATKGLISERELKLMKKSAVLINVSRGGVVHEGDLAEALKNGQIAGAGIDVWENEPPSPDNPLLKLENVIATPHIGAGTRDTLSRVLKIAFDNIAKAERGENPDFVVNSIKQLRQGKLI; from the coding sequence ATGAGCAAAAGTAAAATAGTTTATTTTGATAGTGTTTTTGATGAGTTTAAAGACATTTTTTACAGAAATGCCCCGGCATCTTCTGAAGTCGTGTTCTGGGATGAATTAAGTGAAGATGGAAGGGAAGCCGTACTTCCGGAAGCCGAGTATTTAATGGTGGCGACAAAGGACATCCCTGAAAGCCTGCTGCAGAGGGCTGAGAATGCCAGATTTATTCAAAAGACCGGAATAGGTGTGGATAATATTGACCTGGGCGCGGCAGATAAGCTGGAACTTCCAGTCAGCAATACACCAGGTGGAAACGCATCCGGTGTTGCTGAGCTTTCTATTATGTTTATTTTGTCTCTTTACAGAAAGCTTCCTTTGATTAATCAGGAGACAAAAGCAGGAAGCTGGCCAATGTGGAAATATCGCAGCCAATCCTTTGAGATGGGAGGTAAAACCCATGGTTTTATCGGATTTGGAAACATCGGCCAGGAAACTGCCAGGCGGTCGCAGGCCTTCGGAACAAACATCGTTTATTATGATGTGAACCGGCTGGCTTCAGAAGCTGAAGAAGAGCTGGGGGCCAGGTATCTCGAGCTGGACCAACTGCTCCGTGAAGCAGATATCCTCAGCCTTCATCTTCCTTTAATTCCTGCGACAAAGGGTCTGATCAGTGAGCGGGAGCTTAAATTAATGAAGAAAAGTGCTGTGCTGATCAATGTTTCAAGAGGGGGAGTCGTTCATGAAGGGGACCTTGCGGAAGCATTAAAAAACGGCCAGATTGCCGGAGCGGGAATAGATGTTTGGGAAAACGAACCCCCTAGTCCTGATAACCCGCTGCTGAAATTAGAAAATGTCATTGCGACTCCTCATATCGGCGCAGGGACGAGAGATACACTGAGCCGTGTGCTGAAGAT